A part of Doryrhamphus excisus isolate RoL2022-K1 chromosome 8, RoL_Dexc_1.0, whole genome shotgun sequence genomic DNA contains:
- the LOC131134316 gene encoding tyrosine-protein kinase receptor UFO yields MMDSGDVSEKSAFTVLFLFLFMFGPAKVASIDRDLEFTESPAAVVSSLGRPVRLQCRLRAGYGEEEERPDVEWLKDGLPLHGAETDQLEVPNGRQHWVVVSMLRIDKVQLADMGSYQCTVQVEGQQILSKEGSILLEGLPHFSTEPQHMSVVANESLSLRCVAHGPPEPVRVIWLQDGAPLNTLDDPVAMSPSVLNLTGLNRTSTFSCEAQNNKGVAASGSGTITVLPAPPHHLRASNVTPTSLCLSWQPGFGGDYQIVRCSVQASSGDEDRIIHNQNVNVPPAELLLEDLEPHSHYAFRVACHSSQGPSDWSPWVDVHTAEGVPDNPPDNVTVVLNGTKVHLVWEKPAGKLNGDLQGYLVVYSTPTMQEAVVMDAGLDTQLSINLSVPLSNITYQVCAYTDTGEGPWTPLQTVTFISAEFRGLSSPPAFSWHWWYVVMAATGAVALAVLMIVYVAKLRQKQTRFGDAFEPMMESGELVVRYRARRSYSRRSTEATLNNLGISDELKQKLQDVMVDRHKLTLGKTLGEGEFGSVMEGLLTQEDSVLRVAVKTMKIAICTRSEMEDFLREAICMKDFDHSNVMRLLGVCLQTVESEGYPSPVVILPYMKHGDLHSYLLYSRLGDCPVYLPAQMLVKFMTDIARGMEYLSSKNFIHRDLAARNCMLNENMNVCVADFGLSKKIYNGDYYRQGRISKMPVKWIAIESLADRVYTTKSDVWSFGVTMWEIATRGQTPYPGVENSEIYDYLRQGNRLKQPPDCLDSIYALMFTCWLLSPKDRPSFESLCCELEKTLEDLPDPQDPEEILYVNMDESSMELGAVGGCDPTGGSAPLCLKGLEVTTAEVHRPNRYVLCPQHESSRALGDSLESLDMPVSSSAATLPLHPSRHSTPNLTPTPTTELLEQRDETRKVPWQ; encoded by the exons ATGATGGACTCCGGTGATGTTTCCGAGAAGTCCGCTTTCACGGTcctcttcttgttcttgttcatgTTCGGTCCGGCAAAGGTGGCCAGCATTGATCGAG ACTTGGAGTTCACGGAGAGTCCTGCGGCGGTGGTCTCGTCTCTGGGCCGCCCCGTGAGGCTGCAGTGCAGGCTCAGGGCGGGAtacggcgaggaggaggagcgtcCCGACGTGGAGTGGCTGAAGGACGGCTTGCCGCTTCACGGCGCCGAGACGGACCAGCTGGAGGTGCCAAACGGCCGCCAGCACTGGGTGGTGGTGAGCATGCTCAG GATTGATAAGGTCCAGCTTGCGGACATGGGAAGTTATCAGTGTACGGTCCAGGTAGAAGGCCAGCAGATCTTGTCTAAGGAGGGAAGCATCCTGCTTGAGG GTCTTCCTCACTTCTCCACTGAGCCTCAGCACATGTCTGTGGTGGCCAACGAGTCACTGAGCCTGCGCTGCGTGGCCCACGGCCCACCAGAACCCGTACGAGTCATCTGGTTGCAAGACGGGGCTCCTCTGAACACCCTGGATGACCCGGTGGCCATGTCGCCCTCCGTGCTCAACCTCACAG GCTTGAACCGAACCAGCACTTTCTCCTGCGAGGCCCAGAACAACAAGGGCGTGGCCGCCTCTGGATCTGGCACCATCACGG TGCTGCCGGCTCCGCCTCACCACCTGAGGGCCTCCAATGTCACGCCGACCAGCCTCTGCTTGTCGTGGCAACCCGGCTTTGGAGGCGACTACCAGATCGTGCGCTGCTCTGTGCAG gcCTCGTCAGGAGATGAAGACCGGATCATCCACAACCAAAATGTCAACGTCCCGCCGGCTGAACTCCTCCTGGAGGATTTGGAGCCACACAGCCACTACGCCTTCAGGGTGGCGTGTCACAGCAGCCAGGGGCCGTCGGACTGGTCGCCCTGGGTAGACGTGCACACGGCAGAAGGAG tgccTGACAATCCACCAGACAACGTAACGGTGGTACTGAACGGGACCAAGGTCCACCTGGTCTGGGAGAAACCTGCAGGGAAGCTGAATGGTGACCTTCAGGGCTACCTGGTGGTCTACAGCACGCCCACCATGCAGGAAGCG GTTGTCATGGATGCCGGCCTGGACacacagctgtcaatcaaccTGTCTGTCCCACTCAGCAACATCACCTATCAGGTGTGTGCGTACACAGACACGGGGGAAGGACCCTGGACTCCGCTGCAGACTGTGACGTTCATATCTgctg AGTTTCGAG GCCTGTCATCGCCACCGGCCTTCTCCTGGCACTGGTGGTACGTGGTGATGGCCGCCACCGGTGCCGTGGCCTTGGCCGTGCTCATGATCGTGTACGTGGCTAAGCTGCGGCAGAAGCAAACACGCTTCGG CGATGCCTTCGAGCCCATGATGGAGAGCGGGGAGCTGGTGGTGCGATACCGAGCGCGCCGCTCTTACAGCCGCAGGTCCACTGAGGCTACAT TGAACAATCTGGGCATCAGCGACGAGCTGAAGCAGAAGCTGCAGGACGTGATGGTGGACAGACACAAGCTGACGCTGGGAAAGACGCTGGGAGAAG GAGAGTTTGGCTCGGTGATGGAAGGTCTGCTGACCCAAGAAGACTCTGTTCTCCGAGTGGCCGTCAAGACCATGAAGA TCGCCATCTGCACGCGCTCAGAGATGGAGGACTTCCTGCGCGAGGCCATCTGCATGAAGGACTTTGACCACTCCAATGTCATGAGGCTGCTGG GTGTGTGTCTGCAGACCGTGGAGAGCGAAGGCTACCCCTCCCCCGTGGTCATCCTGCCCTACATGAAGCACGGCGACCTGCACAGCTACCTTCTCTACTCGCGGCTGGGAGACTGTCCCGTG TACCTCCCCGCTCAGATGTTGGTGAAGTTCATGACGGACATCGCCCGCGGTATGGAGTACCTCAGCAGCAAGAACTTCATCCACAGGGATCTGGCCGCACGCAACTGCAT GCTGAACGAGAACATGAACGTGTGCGTGGCCGACTTCGGCCTCTCCAAGAAGATCTACAACGGCGACTACTACCGTCAGGGGCGGATCTCCAAGATGCCCGTCAAGTGGATCGCCATCGAAAGCTTGGCGGACAGAGTCTACACCACCAAGAGCGACGTG TGGTCGTTTGGCGTCACCATGTGGGAGATCGCCACCAGGGGTCAGACGCCGTATCCCGGCGTGGAAAACAGCGAGATCTACGATTATCTGCGTCAGGGGAATCGCCTCAAGCAGCCTCCAGACTGTCTGGATAGCAT ATACGCTCTGATGTTCACCTGCTGGCTGCTGAGTCCAAAAGATCGCCCGTCGTTTGAGTCGCTGTGTTGCGAGCTGGAAAAGACCCTCGAGGACCTGCCGGACCCCCAGGACCCGGAAGAGATCCTGTACGTGAACATGGACGAATCCTCTATGGAGCTGGGCGCCGTGGGCGGCTGCGACCCCACAGGGGGGTCCGCTCCTCTGTGCCTGAAGGGCTTGGAGGTGACCACGGCGGAGGTGCACCGCCCCAACCGCTATGTCCTGTGTCCCCAGCACGAAAGCAGCCGAGCCCTGGGAGACTCCCTGGAGAGTCTGGACATGCCCGTGTCGTCCTCCGCAGCCACGCTGCCCCTGCACCCATCCCGACATTCCACCCCCAACCTTACCCCCACGCCCACCACCGAGCTTCTGGAGCAGCGGGATGAGACACGGAAGGTTCCTTGGCAGTAA
- the LOC131134314 gene encoding galectin-6-like has translation MTFVAPPGYQPVYGPTIPYLGPIYGGLREGASIYIQGSVPDHITRFFINLLCGQSDSSDIALHFNPRFDGRDRVVFNTRQNAAWDPEEKVHHMPFSKGKAFEMVIVCSSQGYQCKVNGKDFHTFNHRLPLARVCGLQIGGDVSVQTINVIGGGGMGGGMGGGMGGGMGGGMGGGMGGGMGVSMFPSQQGCYPGGGSGHGGYPGGMGGGMGGGMGGGMGGGMGGGMGGGMGGGFPGSNLPSMGGQPVYNPPIPYSSMIPGGMFSKRTIIIRGMVPYQANRISINFMASRSRDIAFHMNPRVRDGVVVRNSMIGGRWGQEERQLSVSPFKEGQYFDMSIRCGSDCFKVFVNGQPLFDFAHRVQAVNEIDMLEVDGDVQISYIHF, from the exons ATGACCTTTGTCGCTCCACCTGGTTACCAGCCTGTCTACGGCCCT ACCATCCCGTATTTGGGACCCATCTATGGGGGTCTGAGGGAGGGAGCGTCCATCTACATCCAGGGATCTGTTCCTGACCACATCACCAG GTTCTTCATCAACCTGCTGTGTGGACAGTCTGATTCCAGCGACATCGCCCTCCACTTCAACCCCCGTTTCGACGGCAGGGACAGGGTGGTCTTCAACACTCGCCAGAATGCGGCCTGGGATCCGGAGGAGAAAGTCCACCACATGCCCTTCAGCAAGGGCAAGGCCTTTGAAATGGTCATCGTGTGCTCCTCGCAGGGCTACCAG TGTAAGGTCAACGGGAAAGACTTCCACACCTTCAACCACCGCCTGCCTTTGGCCAGAGTGTGTGGCTTGCAGATTGGAGGAGACGTTTCCGTACAGACCATCAACGTCATCGGG ggcGGAGGCATGGGCGGAGGCATGGGCGGAGGCATGGGCGGAGGCATGGGCGGAGGCATGGGCGGAGGCATGGGCGGAGGCATGGGCGTAA GCATGTTCCCTTCCCAGCAGGGATGCTACCCAGGAGGAGGCTCGGGG CATGGGGGATATCCAGGAGGCATGGGAGGAGGCATGGGAGGAGGCATGGGAGGAGGCATGGGAGGAGGCATGGGAGGAGGCATGGGAGGAGGCATGGGG GGAGGATTCCCGGGATCAAACCTGCCG aGTATGGGAGGGCAGCCTGTCTATAACCCT CCCATCCCTTACTCCAGCATGATCCCAGGAGGAATGTTCTCCAAGAGGACCATCATCATCAGAGGCATGGTGCCCTACCAAGCTAACAG GATCAGCATCAACTTCATGGCCAGCCGCTCCCGAGACATCGCCTTCCACATGAACCCCCGCGTGAGGGACGGTGTGGTGGTGAGGAACAGCATGATCGGCGGCCGCTGGGGCCAAGAGGAGCGCCAGCTCAGCGTCAGCCCCTTCAAGGAGGGACAGTACTTTGAT ATGTCCATCCGCTGCGGGAGCGACTGCTTCAAGGTCTTTGTCAACGGGCAGCCGCTGTTCGATTTCGCGCATCGCGTGCAGGCCGTTAATGAGATCGACATGCTGGAGGTGGACGGCGACGTGCAGATCTCTTACATCCACTTTTGA